From the genome of Thermodesulfovibrionales bacterium, one region includes:
- a CDS encoding Crp/Fnr family transcriptional regulator, whose protein sequence is MKEDERIEFLKKIILFTSLTDEELQKIMKKVVVRRFKKNQTILYGEDTNEFMYIILDGKVKAVQTTEDGKEIILAMHRSGDFFGELSLIDGKTVPASVMAIDDSVIALVSRKDFFSLLYDHGRVVDNFLHILCSRLRESWDKIQILSLNNASQRLKMLFLSLSNEYGKKTDDGVTLSLKLTHQEIANMAGLTRETVTRIIDKWLRDGKVRILKSRHILFSNDFLQKVSEL, encoded by the coding sequence ATGAAGGAAGACGAGAGAATTGAATTCCTGAAGAAGATCATCCTCTTCACCTCATTGACGGATGAGGAACTGCAGAAGATCATGAAGAAGGTCGTCGTAAGGAGATTTAAGAAGAATCAAACCATTCTCTATGGAGAAGATACCAATGAATTCATGTATATAATCCTCGACGGAAAAGTAAAGGCCGTTCAGACGACGGAAGACGGGAAGGAAATAATTCTTGCCATGCACCGGTCAGGCGACTTCTTTGGAGAACTTTCCCTCATTGACGGCAAGACCGTTCCTGCCTCGGTAATGGCGATCGACGATTCCGTCATAGCCCTTGTTTCGAGGAAAGATTTTTTCTCTCTCCTCTACGATCACGGCAGGGTGGTCGACAATTTCCTCCATATCTTGTGTTCCCGGCTGAGGGAATCGTGGGACAAGATACAGATCCTGAGTCTTAATAACGCCTCCCAAAGATTGAAGATGCTTTTTTTGTCACTCTCCAATGAGTACGGAAAAAAAACCGACGACGGTGTAACCCTGAGTCTTAAGCTCACTCATCAGGAGATTGCGAACATGGCAGGGTTAACCCGCGAGACCGTCACGAGGATCATCGATAAATGGCTTAGAGACGGAAAGGTCAGGATACTCAAATCAAGACATATCCTCTTCAGCAATGACTTCCTGCAAAAAGTCTCAGAACTTTGA